The Nonlabens sp. Hel1_33_55 genome contains the following window.
CATAGAACTCGTCAATGCTGGACTTTTCAAATAGCGGAGTTTGTTCTTTGACAATTTCAGTGACTTCATCAGAGTGTTTTGAATAGGTACCAGCGTTACCTCTTATTACAATCGCTTCTGGGCATAATTGTCGCGCTAGTTTCATGGACATACCACTATGAACCCCAAAACCGCGCGTCTCATAACTGCAAGCAGCAACGACGCCACGATCGCTAGTACCACCTACAAGAAGTGGTTTGTTTTTGAGCCTATTATCCATCTTACGCTCCACCGAAACATAGAACGTATCCAAGTCAATATGCATAATTTGTTTGTGAGCCATGCGATTAATGGTAAGGCGGTTTTCTTAAAATTAGTGGTCAAAAAACCTCACAGGTTGTACTGTGAGGTTGGCCGGTATTATTAATAAGGAGATTGGTCTAGTCCTCTATATTTTTAATAATGATATCATTGACGCTGGGTTCTAGAAGACTAATCAATCCGTCAAATTCCCTATGACTGGAAAACTCAATACCATTGGTTTGTAGGATCTCGTACAGTGTCTCATATACTTTTTGTACTAGATGATCAGTATCTGCAACCTTATCCTTCCACGTTTTAGTCATTCCAGAATTTACTTTGCTTCTGGTAGCCATTAAGTTCTGGACCCGCATGGCTAGATCTGCTTTTATGTTCTCAATATTCATGGCTTCTTATTTAAAAAAGTACAAATTGGTCTCCAGCTACTAATCGTTCCTCACGTATGGTATATGGCTTTTCTTCTACAAACTTTAATCGATCATATAGACATCTATCATAATCCTTAAAAATCTTATCACCTACAGGCTTCAATAGATCCAACCCATTATGTTCTGGATTTTTAATTTTTTGCGAGATAGGATAAGCATTGAATCCTTTGTCATCAAATGGACGCATGATAGAAGTCAGTTGTGCAATGGAAAGATCTTTGTCCAGCCATTGTTCTTCTTGCTTTCTGCTCAATACTACTGGTGCACGGTGATGTCCTATGGCTTGAGTCAGTCTATTTGCTGCTGTTGTTGTAATAGCAACAGTATGATGCTGTTCGCCTGTCAATGGATGTTCCCATACGTCATAGATTCCGGCAAGTGCAAATGGCCCACGATCTCTGTTAGGGTAAACCAAGTATGGCTTGTTTAGCTTTTCCAGTTTTGGACCTTCTATAAAACCATCTACAAGGACAAGACATCGTTGCGATTTGATGGCGTGTCTAAACATAGGTTTATGGAATATTCCAGCAGCGCCTTTATAATTGGAGTTGTTTTCTGGATTGAGACTGCCTTCTGCTCGCGCATTGATCATGTAGGTTTGCTTGTGCGCCCAGTGTGGTGTGAATCCCAACGTAAACATTTGTATGTGGTTAGGTCTTGCACTGGTGATTACCGGTATTTTGTTGCCGGCACTCGTGTTCACATTTTCTTTGAGTTGTTCCGCTTTCGCGAAAGCGGCATTAAAACGCTTCTCCAACAATGCTGCTGGTGTTATAACTGATGCTCTTCCACACATAACTTTTGATTTTGGAAATATTCCTAGAAGTATTTCTGATTACACTTCAAAAGTATGGAATAATTCCTAATATGTGGAAATATTCCAGTGTTAAAATTGGAATAATTCCTAAAAGGAGTATATTTGAACTATGGGACAAGAGATTTCTACAGAGGCGCAACGCTTCAAAAAGGTTCGCGAGGATCTAGGTAAAACGCAAAGTGAATTTGCGCAATTGCTGGATGCAGGCGCTACTACCGCAGATATTGAACGCGGTAAAAAGAAAATTACCGGTAAAATCGTGACTGAATTGCTGCGCCAGTTCAATATCAATCCATTGTGGTTGTATGGGAATAGTTACAATAAGTATCTCGAGACCAGCCAGAGTACGGCTCCCAAAATCATCACCATGGATGTGAGTGAGCGCGAGAACATGATTATGGTCCCTATCAAGGCAAGTGCTGGTTATGCGAACAATCTACAGGATACCGATTGGTTCAACGAGTTGCCAGCGTTTAGTATACCGCTACCACAATATAAGGAAGGAAGTTACCGTGCATTTCAGGTAAAAGGTGATAGTATGTTGCCGGTGTTA
Protein-coding sequences here:
- a CDS encoding SOS response-associated peptidase is translated as MCGRASVITPAALLEKRFNAAFAKAEQLKENVNTSAGNKIPVITSARPNHIQMFTLGFTPHWAHKQTYMINARAEGSLNPENNSNYKGAAGIFHKPMFRHAIKSQRCLVLVDGFIEGPKLEKLNKPYLVYPNRDRGPFALAGIYDVWEHPLTGEQHHTVAITTTAANRLTQAIGHHRAPVVLSRKQEEQWLDKDLSIAQLTSIMRPFDDKGFNAYPISQKIKNPEHNGLDLLKPVGDKIFKDYDRCLYDRLKFVEEKPYTIREERLVAGDQFVLF
- a CDS encoding helix-turn-helix transcriptional regulator codes for the protein MGQEISTEAQRFKKVREDLGKTQSEFAQLLDAGATTADIERGKKKITGKIVTELLRQFNINPLWLYGNSYNKYLETSQSTAPKIITMDVSERENMIMVPIKASAGYANNLQDTDWFNELPAFSIPLPQYKEGSYRAFQVKGDSMLPVLQPSEWVMGRAVESIRQANDGKIHVIVTNEAVVVKKLRKDSQERVMLISLNNEYPIIEQQVAEISELWEVNSKLSFDLDVHEGQEAMISLKQGLDSLRDEIASIKKGT